In Leifsonia sp. ZF2019, a genomic segment contains:
- a CDS encoding Lrp/AsnC family transcriptional regulator: protein MPARPERAAPDRDTDALDSSLFRALQSDGRASIHELARTLGVSRDLVSRRLGTLIGRDGLRVVAALDPGFAGLNVLIHGLVAVDGRARPVAERIADLPDTVFVSLVGGSSPIVFESRHGDTDELHATLTAIRAIPGVRGLRVSTYDALLKEFITAATVTSVKLDRLDHDLIAVLQDDGRASYRALADRVRLSPSSARARVKRLLDAGVIRIAAIDAGGLSRNRVAVGVGIALRGSADPVHRYLVDATAVDLAADAHGAYDVIATIVGTTRVGVLEVIEDLRALPEVGAVETWAHLDIIKEDYARTLGRIVRG from the coding sequence GTGCCCGCCCGCCCCGAACGCGCCGCCCCCGACCGCGACACCGACGCCCTCGACAGCAGCCTCTTCCGTGCGCTGCAGTCCGACGGCCGCGCCAGCATCCACGAGCTCGCCCGCACGCTCGGCGTCTCCCGCGACCTCGTCTCACGCCGCCTCGGCACGCTGATCGGGCGGGACGGTCTGCGCGTCGTCGCCGCCCTCGATCCCGGCTTCGCCGGCCTCAACGTCCTCATCCACGGCCTCGTCGCCGTCGACGGTCGCGCCCGACCCGTCGCCGAGCGCATCGCCGACCTCCCCGACACCGTCTTCGTGTCCCTGGTCGGCGGCTCCTCCCCCATCGTCTTCGAGTCCCGCCACGGCGACACCGACGAGTTGCACGCCACCCTCACGGCCATCCGCGCCATCCCCGGCGTCCGCGGCCTCCGCGTCAGCACCTACGACGCCCTCCTCAAGGAGTTCATCACCGCCGCCACCGTCACCTCCGTGAAGCTGGACCGCCTCGACCACGACCTCATCGCCGTACTGCAGGACGACGGCCGCGCCAGCTACCGCGCCCTGGCCGACCGCGTGCGGCTCTCCCCGTCGTCCGCGCGTGCCCGGGTCAAGCGCCTCCTCGACGCGGGCGTCATCCGCATCGCCGCCATCGACGCCGGCGGCCTCTCCCGCAACCGCGTCGCCGTCGGCGTCGGCATCGCCCTGCGCGGCTCGGCGGACCCGGTGCACCGCTATCTCGTCGACGCGACCGCGGTCGACCTCGCCGCCGACGCCCACGGAGCCTACGACGTCATCGCGACGATCGTCGGCACGACCCGCGTCGGGGTGCTCGAGGTGATCGAGGACCTGCGGGCCCTGCCGGAGGTCGGCGCGGTGGAGACGTGGGCGCACCTCGACATCATCAAGGAGGACTACGCGCGGACGCTGGGGCGGATCGTGCGGGGGTAG
- a CDS encoding LysR family transcriptional regulator, protein MNITLLTRFVAVAEELHFPRAAKALNIPLASLYSSIAKLEDEVGSPLFVRDASGTRLTNAGTLFLATARAEIAAAPTPAPKPVVPAGGKAKASKGRGRAPIVKGQPKPYKKRQGR, encoded by the coding sequence GTGAACATCACCCTGCTGACCCGGTTCGTCGCTGTCGCCGAGGAGCTGCACTTCCCGCGGGCGGCGAAGGCTCTGAACATCCCGCTGGCGTCGCTCTACTCGTCGATCGCGAAGCTGGAGGACGAGGTGGGGTCGCCGTTGTTCGTGCGGGATGCCTCAGGAACCCGGCTGACGAACGCCGGCACGCTCTTCCTCGCGACGGCGAGGGCCGAGATCGCGGCGGCGCCCACGCCTGCGCCGAAGCCGGTCGTTCCGGCGGGCGGCAAGGCCAAGGCGTCGAAAGGCAGGGGGAGGGCGCCGATCGTGAAGGGGCAGCCGAAGCCCTACAAGAAGCGGCAGGGGCGGTAG
- a CDS encoding RNA-binding S4 domain-containing protein: MATPPAIDDIPIGGDGIRLGQFLKFAGLLDSGGNVKEAIIDGYVTVNGEVDRRRGRQLQVGDVVTFEGRSVRVCP; this comes from the coding sequence ATGGCCACCCCACCCGCGATCGACGACATCCCGATCGGCGGGGACGGCATCCGGCTGGGCCAGTTCCTGAAGTTCGCGGGCCTCCTGGACTCGGGCGGCAATGTCAAAGAGGCCATCATCGACGGGTATGTGACCGTGAACGGCGAGGTCGACCGGCGTCGCGGGCGGCAGCTGCAGGTGGGGGATGTCGTCACGTTCGAGGGGCGCAGCGTCCGCGTCTGCCCGTGA